Part of the Candidatus Nealsonbacteria bacterium CG07_land_8_20_14_0_80_39_13 genome is shown below.
GAGGATGTTTTTCAGGCAAGTGTATTACCAAAGTTGATAGGAGCGGGAGCTATATGGCGAGATATGTGGCAAAAAATATCGTTGCCACCGGCTTGGCTGATAAATGCGAATTGCAAGTAGCTTATTCCATCGGAGTGGCGGAGCCGGTAAGTATTTTTATTCAGACATTCGGCACAAATAAGGTTTCTGAAGAGAAAATCCTTGAAGCGATAAAAAAAGTTTTTAGCTTCAAACCGGCGGATATAATAAAACAACTTGATTTGAAAAGGCCAATATATAGAAAAACCGCCTGTTATGGTCATTTTGGCAGAGAATTGCCGGAATTTACATGGGAAAAAATCGACAAGGTTGATGAAATATTAAAATATCTTAAGACAGAATAATATAATTTATGAAAATAGACTTCTTAAAATTTAAAACAACTTATTTTATCTTTTTCGGATTATTGGGCTTGGCCAGCATTGTTTGCCTGTCTATTTTTGGCTTGAAACCGGGAATTGATTTCACAGGAGGAAGTATTTTAGAGATTTCTTACTCTGACAGCCGTCCGTCAAATGAAGAAATAAAGGCCACTCTCAATGGAGTTGACTTAGGCGAGGTTTCCGTTCAGCCTTCAGGGGAGAAGGAGGTTATTTTAAGGATGAAAGACATCAGCGAGGATGTTCATCAAACCGTTCTTGAAAAATTATCCAGCCTCAGCGGGATCCCGCAAGATGCGGGAAAGGAAAAAAATAATCTTGAAGAAAGAAGATTTGAATCAATCGGGCCTGTTATCGGAAAAGAATTAAAAGATAAAACTAAAATAATCGTAATTTTAAGCATTCTGGGTATAGCGCTTTACATTGCTTTTGCTTTTCAGAAAATTTCTTTTCCTATGCCCAGCTGGAATTATGGAATAGTTTCCCTGCTCACTCTTGTCTATGATATTTTAATTCCCTTGGGAGTGTTTTCTATAATGGGACATTTTTACGGAACGCAAGTAACCATACCCGTGGTTGTTGCCTTACTCACCGTGCTCGGTTA
Proteins encoded:
- the secF gene encoding protein translocase subunit SecF, which encodes MKIDFLKFKTTYFIFFGLLGLASIVCLSIFGLKPGIDFTGGSILEISYSDSRPSNEEIKATLNGVDLGEVSVQPSGEKEVILRMKDISEDVHQTVLEKLSSLSGIPQDAGKEKNNLEERRFESIGPVIGKELKDKTKIIVILSILGIALYIAFAFQKISFPMPSWNYGIVSLLTLVYDILIPLGVFSIMGHFYGTQVTIPVVVALLTVLGYSINNTVVVFDRIRENILKKGQGIVFRDIVNASLNQTLSRTINTSLTVLIVLISIFILGGETLRYFSLALMIGITTGIFSSILLASPILETWLNWKRRKKGIS